A genomic stretch from Algoriphagus halophilus includes:
- a CDS encoding helix-turn-helix domain-containing protein, with amino-acid sequence MDYKTKTDIQILQQIGDFVKAERIAQNKSQDQLSSEAGISRSTLSLLERGEKVNLITMIQVLRVLDQLQWLEAFELKNTISPMDYIKLQKKHERQRVRNSDKAAENPPSEW; translated from the coding sequence ATGGATTATAAAACTAAAACCGATATTCAGATTCTCCAGCAGATAGGAGACTTTGTAAAAGCGGAGCGTATTGCTCAAAATAAATCCCAAGATCAGCTTTCCTCAGAAGCCGGGATCAGTCGATCTACCTTAAGCTTATTGGAGAGAGGGGAGAAGGTAAATCTGATCACCATGATTCAAGTGCTACGTGTATTGGATCAATTGCAATGGTTGGAAGCTTTTGAACTGAAAAACACCATCAGTCCCATGGATTACATCAAGCTTCAAAAAAAGCATGAACGGCAACGAGTTCGTAATTCGGATAAAGCAGCAGAAAATCCTCCATCAGAATGGTAG
- a CDS encoding type II toxin-antitoxin system HipA family toxin, with protein sequence MVVAAEIWIWDQLAGAVLWDERQQVGSFEFNQDFLRSGLDLSPIKMPLAQGRRVFSFPELRKSRGDVFDTFKGLPGLLADMLPDKYGNQLINTWLQQNGRPANSLNPVEQLCFIGKRGVGALEIKPSLRTEVRRATNIEVDSLVQIAGKILNARAGFESDLSSQEKSALADILKIGTSAGGARAKAVIAYNPKTGAVKSGQVKAPKGFSYWIIKFDGVHDSQFGVTVGYGRVEMAYYLMALEAGIEMNECQLLEENGRAHFMTKRFDRTNDGQKIHMQSLCGIRHFDFNRVGEFSYEQVFETMRMLRCTYPEAEQMFIRMVFNVLARNCDDHTKNFAFLMDQKGKWTLSPAYDICHAYRPGSIWVSTQSLTVNGKREGISETDFLEVAKRMNIKKPKEKIAKVTAAIRRWEEFAAQVGVEEQLKSGIKKTLLV encoded by the coding sequence ATGGTAGTAGCAGCAGAAATATGGATTTGGGATCAATTGGCAGGGGCGGTACTTTGGGACGAACGCCAGCAGGTAGGGAGCTTTGAGTTTAATCAAGACTTCCTCCGTTCGGGCTTGGATTTATCTCCAATCAAAATGCCTTTGGCCCAAGGAAGAAGGGTTTTTTCATTTCCAGAACTAAGGAAATCCAGGGGAGATGTATTCGATACGTTTAAGGGGCTGCCAGGATTATTGGCCGATATGCTTCCTGATAAATACGGAAACCAGTTAATCAATACCTGGTTGCAACAGAATGGTCGGCCAGCAAATAGTCTCAACCCGGTGGAGCAGTTATGTTTTATCGGAAAGCGAGGCGTTGGCGCCTTGGAAATCAAGCCGTCCTTGAGAACAGAGGTACGTAGGGCCACGAACATAGAAGTAGATAGTCTGGTCCAAATTGCCGGAAAAATATTGAATGCAAGGGCAGGGTTCGAATCGGACCTCAGTAGCCAGGAAAAGTCAGCTTTAGCGGATATCCTAAAAATAGGGACCTCTGCCGGAGGGGCTAGGGCAAAAGCAGTCATTGCTTATAATCCAAAGACGGGAGCCGTAAAAAGTGGGCAGGTCAAAGCTCCCAAAGGGTTTTCCTATTGGATTATCAAGTTTGACGGTGTGCATGATTCTCAATTTGGAGTGACAGTAGGGTATGGCAGGGTAGAAATGGCCTATTATTTAATGGCTTTGGAAGCGGGAATAGAAATGAACGAATGTCAGCTCTTGGAAGAAAATGGAAGAGCTCATTTTATGACCAAGCGATTTGATCGAACGAATGATGGTCAAAAGATCCACATGCAAAGCCTCTGTGGTATCCGCCATTTTGATTTCAACAGGGTGGGAGAGTTTAGCTACGAACAAGTGTTTGAAACCATGAGGATGCTTCGATGCACCTATCCAGAAGCAGAGCAGATGTTCATCCGAATGGTATTTAATGTTTTGGCAAGAAATTGTGATGACCATACCAAGAATTTTGCATTTCTAATGGATCAAAAAGGAAAATGGACATTGTCTCCAGCTTATGATATTTGCCATGCCTACCGACCTGGAAGCATTTGGGTAAGTACCCAGTCATTAACAGTGAATGGAAAAAGAGAGGGGATTTCTGAAACAGATTTTTTAGAGGTAGCCAAAAGGATGAATATCAAAAAGCCCAAGGAGAAAATTGCAAAAGTTACTGCCGCCATCCGGCGTTGGGAGGAGTTTGCTGCTCAAGTAGGGGTGGAGGAGCAATTAAAATCAGGGATCAAGAAAACGCTCTTGGTTTGA
- a CDS encoding YdcF family protein yields the protein MFFYLSQFLSFLAMPLTIISLLIVVGAIYFRRKWGKRSLWAGILLLWFFSNQFIANQAMLAWEPEFKEFDEVKPHEYGIVLTGVTNLSKTAYDRTFFNKGADRITHALQLYRMGKIKKILITGGQGLNPVNPQSEAELLQRFLLMTGVPPEDVLIEDKAKNTAQNAQFTKAFLEENKIDTNQEFLLITSAFHMYRSKGCFDKVGLKTETFPTDYYSYDVKFSFPTLVYPSPSSIENWHKLVKEWMGITVYKLVGYI from the coding sequence ATGTTTTTCTATCTCTCCCAATTCCTGAGTTTTTTGGCGATGCCCTTGACCATTATCTCTTTGCTCATTGTAGTTGGGGCAATTTATTTCCGACGAAAATGGGGCAAAAGGAGCCTTTGGGCTGGAATCCTATTGCTCTGGTTTTTCTCCAACCAATTTATTGCAAACCAAGCCATGTTGGCCTGGGAACCAGAATTCAAGGAATTCGATGAAGTGAAACCCCATGAATACGGAATTGTCCTGACCGGGGTCACCAACTTGAGTAAAACAGCATACGATCGAACGTTCTTTAATAAAGGGGCAGATCGGATTACCCATGCCCTCCAACTTTACCGGATGGGCAAAATCAAAAAAATCCTGATTACCGGTGGTCAGGGCTTGAATCCGGTCAACCCCCAATCAGAAGCAGAATTATTACAACGATTTCTGTTGATGACCGGAGTGCCTCCTGAAGATGTATTAATCGAAGACAAAGCAAAAAACACGGCTCAAAATGCGCAGTTTACCAAAGCTTTTCTAGAGGAAAATAAAATCGATACCAATCAGGAGTTTTTACTGATCACCTCGGCATTTCATATGTACCGCTCTAAAGGCTGTTTCGATAAAGTAGGATTGAAAACTGAAACTTTCCCCACTGATTATTACAGTTATGATGTAAAATTCAGCTTTCCTACACTGGTTTACCCTAGTCCCTCTTCCATCGAAAACTGGCACAAATTGGTGAAGGAATGGATGGGTATTACGGTTTATAAATTGGTAGGATATATCTAG